The stretch of DNA GCCGGGCGATCGAGCTGCTCGCGTCGATCACGATCTGCATCTCGTACATCGGCTGGGTGGCGGCCCAGGTGACGGCGCTCGGCCTGGTGTTCTCCGAACTGATGGGGGACACGATGAACCAGACCCAGGGGATGATCGTCGGCACGGTCGTCGTGCTGATTTACACGGTGCTGGGCGGCATGTGGTCGGTCGCGCTGACCGACTTTGTGCAGATGGGGCTGATTGTCATCGGCCTGCTCGCGATCGCCTGGAACGCCGCGTGGCTCGCCGGCGGCGTGCAGCCGGTGGTGCAGATGGCGAGCGAGAAGGGGATGTTCACGCTCACGCCGCACGACAATTGGCACGACTTCTTTTTCTTCCTGGCGCCGTGCGTCTCGCTGCTGATCGGTTCGATCCCGCAGCAAGACGTCTTCCAACGCGTCATGGCCGCCAAGGACGTGAAAACCGCCACGCGCGGCCCGATCATCGGCGGCCTGTCGTACCTGGCGTTCGCGGCGGTGCCGGTGTTCATCGTGCTGGCCGCCTCGATCGTGATGAAGGAGGAGGGCGCCGCGATTGTCGCCGACGACACGCAGAAGCTGCTGCCGCGGTTCGTCATGGCGCACATGCCGCAGGCGATCCAGGTGCTGTTCTTCGGGGCGCTGTTGTCAGCGATCATGTCGACCGCGTCGGCAACGGTACTCGCGCCAGCGACGGTGCTGGTGCAGAACATCGTGAAGGGGCTTGTCCCGGCGATGAAGGACCGCACCGAGCTGATCCTGATGCGGGTCGCGGTGTTCGGCGTGGCGACGACGGTGCTGGGGTACGCCCTAGCGATGGAGGGGACGTCGATCTACGAGTTGGTGGCCAGCAGCTACGAAGCGACGGTCGTCGGCGCCTTCGTGCCGCTGATTGCCGGGACCTTCTGGAAGCGGGCGACGAACGTCGGCGCGCTCTGCTCGGTCATCGGCGGGTTGGCGACTTGGCTCTTCTTCTTGCTGTCATCGACGTTCATGGACGACCCGATCGGCGACAAGTTCCCCGGCGTGATCGCGGGGCTGATTGTCGCCGTCGTGGGGATGATCGCAGGGTCGCTGCTCGGCCCGGCGCCGGACCCGGAGAAGGTCGCGATCATTCCGGCTTGAGCAAGTTGGATGCACCACGACGGGCACGAAGAACACGACGGCCGGCCACGAGAATTGACGGCGCCTCGCCTCGCGAGTCGTTTTGCTCTTTGTTTCCGTCGTGGTTCTCACAGCTGTAATCTGAGCACGCAGCGAAGTGGGTCGGAATCCTGTCTTAGATAATCACTCCTCGGTGGCAATCGTGGACGGCGTGAGCGGCTGGGCAATCGGGTCGGCGGCGACGCGTTCGACGGTTTCGGCGCGGGTCTCGTTGTCGGAGTCGGTGAGTCGGACCGCCAGGTAAGAGCCGGCGCCGATCACCAGCAGGGCGCCGAGCCCCCAGAGAGCGTACGGCATCCAGCCGGCGGCGCGCTCGAACTGCTCCGCTTGGGCGGCGATCTGCGCCGCGGCGAGGCGGCTACGGCCCTCGGCTTCGCGGCCGTCGATCTGGGCCTCGCGCCGGTCACGGGGCGGGCCGTCCAGCGGTAGCGGATGCGAGGCGGGCTTCGCCGCTATCGCCGCCGGCCTTGCCGTCGTTGCCCCGGGCTTGGGCGCCTTGTCGATGGCCTTCCAGGCCTTGGCGTCCTTCACGAACGGGAGCTTCTCGACGACCTCGCCGCCCCGGGCACGCCAGTGCGTCAGTAGGTCCTCGAACGCCGGCTCGAGCCCCCGCAGCCGATCGAACGGCTCGGCCTCGAACGCAATCGCAAGCCCCCCGTCGCGGCGATGCCCCAGCGCGATGTGGTTGTTGAAGTGCTCCGCGTACCGACGCAGCGCCGCGACTTCGTCGGCGCTGGGGGTGTGGCCGATGGGGAAGACGATGTAGCGATAGGCGGACATGACGCGGCTCCCGGAAAGAGTCGCGGCTGATTCTAACGACGCAACTCCGAATCTTCGCCTGATTTCTTCGTCTTCTCACTGGGAGTTGTCACACGGCAGACGACCACCTGCCGTTTGGGCCGGTCGATGCCGTAGACGACGTTGGGGTTGGAGGGGTCCCAGCAGAAGGCTTGCCCAGTGATCGGTAGGCGAACCGTATCCACAAGCCGCAGCGTCGAACCGGCTTGTGGAAGCTTAAGCAAATAGAGTTCGGGACGGTCGTGTCCCGTTACTCCAAGCAAGGCGTCGGGGCCCCAGCCGCCGCCGGACGTGCTGTGAGGTGAGAAGCGGTCGAGAACTTCTGCCGGGAAGACCCAGCCCCCCAGCCTGCGCCAATTGCTGTCGAACTTGACGAGAGAAGTGTAGGCGTGAGACAAAGCGTGGGGATTGTCATTGACGCGTTCTGTGTAGTGCGCGAAGCCTGCCCACCACGCGCCGCCATCGGGGCTCTGCACGTCCTCTCGCCAATCGATCCAAGTCAACGAGCCTTCATAGATGCCGAAGCTATGCGACGCGACGTGCGTCATCGATCTTGTGTCGAATACCTCTACGGAACTGATTTCGGGCCAGGCCGGGAAGTTTGACTGGGCGCAGTAGAGCCGGCCGTCGCGCACGATTCCGGCGTTGAGGTGGCGGAGCGGGAGTTCTTCCGTCGCTTTCCACTCGCCAATTCGCTTGCCGCTGTGCTTCTCGTACTTCCCGATGGAGCTGTTGGCGATGGCGTAGAACGCGGCTTCCTCATCGGAGTCGGGAGCAACCGCTACGCCTTGCACGGCTTCGGGCGCGTCAAAGCGACGTAGCACTTCGGCGTCGCTTGCTAGTGCAGCAGTCGATCCGAGCGCGATGATTGCAAAGCACGCGACAATTCTCGGAGACGCTAGTAGGAGTGGATGACGTGTCATGACTCCGGCGAGTCTCACCGCAACGGCGCAGCACGTCCAGCAACTACATCAATTCTTCACGCACGGGGAATACCGACCATAGCGGCACGAGCATCTACTCGTCGCCGGAGGGGCCGTAGAGACCCGGGACGGGGATGTCGTTCAGACGCAGGTAGACCGTCATGATGCCGCGGTGGTGGATCGAGTGGTTGATCACCCAGGTGCGGACCACGCCGACCTTGGTGGAGGTGATCATCGGCTCGCCTTGGACCAGTAGCGACCAAGGCTTGGCGAAGGTCTCGTCGTCGGTCGCGGCGAGCAGCGGCTTGGCCAGCGCGACGTTGGCGTCGAACATCTCGAGGATGGCGTCGATGTCCTCGTGGGCGGGCGACGGGACGGGCTCGCCGCCGACAGGGTGGATGTCCCACTCGTCGGCCTGGATGGTTCCTTCGACCCAACTAGGGATGTTCGCCAGATGGTTGGCGACCCAGCCGATCGTGTTCGACTTCTCGTGCGCCTTCCAGGTGAGCTTGTCGGTGGGGATGCGCTCCAAGACTCGGCGGACGCCGCCCATCTCTTGTTCGAACTCGGGCAGCAGCAGCGTGGCGATCGATGTGGACATAGCGGGGCTCCGTGAGGCAGGCGACTCTGGCAACGCCGCAAGTGTACAGGCGCACCCATCTCGTGCAAGCAACTTCTCAAAGCTCAAACGCCCGACTTTGACAATCACCAAAAGAAAACCCGCCGCGTGGCGCTGGCCAAGCGGCGGGTTCGTGGTTCGGCACTGAGGCAAGAGAGAGCAGCGACTACTCGGTGCGGCTCTTCTTCTCCCGCTTCTCGATGCGCTTTTCTTTGGCCGTTTTCAGCGGCTTCTTCTGTACTTCCTTCTTAGCGCGGTCGCTACGTCCTTTGTCGCCCATGGCATTCCTTCCGGTTGATTGCTCGGCGGCCGACGCGGCTGTTCGCTGCGGACGCCGACGACATTCTACTCGTTCGGCAGTTGGGGCGAAGGGCAGGGGGCGAAATGAATCGAGCCGCTTTCTGACGGGCGAGGATCGATTCTGTGGTTGCGTGGCTACTTCCCCATCGCCCTTTTCAGCGCCGCGCCCATGTCGGCGGGGCTTTCGGCGATCTCGATTCCGGCGTCTTTCAGGGCGGCGATCTTATCGTCGGCCGTGCCTTTGCCGCCGCTGATGATCGCGCCGGCGTGGCCCATCCGCTTGCCCGGGGGGGCGGTGCGACCGGCGATGAATGCGGCGACGGGCTTGGTGACGTTCGCCTTGATGTAGGCGGCGGCTTCTTCTTCGGCTGTGCCGCCGATCTCGCCCATCATGAGGATGGCTTCGGTGGCGCCGTCGGCTTGGAACAGCGCGAGGCAATCAATGAAGTTGGTGCCGTTGACCGGGTCACCGCCGATGCCGACGCAGGTCGATTGGCCGAGGCCGAGATTCGTGAGCTGCCAGACGCCTTCGTAGGTGAGCGTGCCGGAGCGGCTGATGAGACCGACGGGGCCCTTCTTGTGGATGTAGCCCGGCATGATGCCGATCTTGCACTCTTCGGGCGTGATGACGCCGGGGCAGTTGGGGCCGATGAGACGCACCTTCTGACCGGCGGCGACGCGGGCGTCGAGTTCGCGCTTGACCCGCACCATGTCGAGGACGGGGACGCCCTCGGTGATGGCGCAGATCACTTCGATGCCGGCGTCGGCTGCTTCGAGGATCGCGTCGGCTGTGAACGGCGGCGGGACGAAGATCATCGTCGCGTTAGCGTCTTCCTTCTCGACCGCCTCGGCGACGGTGTCGAAGATCGGCTTACCGAGAATCGACTGCCCGCCCTTACCGGGCGTGACGCCGCCGACAAGCTTGGTGCCGTACTCGAGGCAGTTCTTGGAGTGGAACTCGCCGGCTTTGCCGGTGATGCCCTGGCAGATGAGGCGGGTGGACTTGTCAACTAGGATCGACATAGCGTGTGTTGGATTAACCGCGGAGTGTGCGGAGGACGCGGTGAGTTGGTAATGACGAAGCCCGAATGACGAATGACGAACTTTTGCAAAGCACTTTCGTCATTCGTGCTTCGTCATTCGTCATTCCGACGCGAGCATAGTTGGCTTGTAAGGTTCCGAATCAGTCACGCGGCAGTGGCGGCGGCGACCACCTTTTTCGCCGCGTCGGTGAGGCCTTCGGCGTTAATAATGTCGACGCCGCTCTCCGCCAGGATCTTGCGGCCCTCTTCGACTTCGGTGCCTTCGAGACGGACGACGAGCGGCACGTTGAAGCCGACTTCCTTGTAGGCCGCCAAGATCGCGTTGGCGATCGTCGTGCACTGCATGATGCCGCCGAAGATGTTGACCAGCACGGCCTTCACGTCGGGGTCGCCCAGCAGGATGCGGAACGCCTCGGTGACTTGGTCCTTGTTGGCGCCGCCGCCGACGTCGAGGAAGTTCGAGGGCTGGCCGCCGTGGAGCTTGACGATGTCCATCGTGCTCATGGCGAGGCCGGCGCCGTTAACGAGGCAGCCGATGTTGCCTTCGAGCTGCACGTAGCTGAGGCCCGCGGCTCCGGCACGGAGTTCGTTGGGGTCTTCCTCGGCCGTGTCGCGGAGCTCGGCGAGCTTGGCGTGGCGGAACATCGCGTTGTCGTCGAAGGTGATCTTGGCGTCGAGCGCCATGAGGTCGCCTGAGCCAGTTACCACCAACGGATTCACTTCGGCCAGCGAACAGTCGTTCTCGACGAAGACCTTGCAGACCGCCCGCATCAGCTTCTCGGCGGCGCGGACCGACGTGCCGCTGAGGCCGAGCTTCCAGGCCAGTTTGCGGGCTTGGTAGGACTGGAGGCCGAAGTCGGGGTCGAACTCCGCGGTGTGGATCAGGTGCGGCGTCTCGTGAGCCACCTTCTCGATGTCCATGCCGCCCTCGGTGCTGACCATCAGCACCGGCTTGCCGCAGCCGCGGTCGACGACGATGCCCAGGTAAAGCTCGCGGGCGATGTCGCAGCCGGCTTCGACGAGGACCTGCTTGACGGTCTGGCCTTCGGCGCCGGTCTGGATGGTGACGAGGTCGCCGCCGAGTAGGGCCTTGGCGACGCGGGCGGCGTCCTCGGCCGTTTTGACGAGCTCGACGCCACGCTGCTCAGTCCCCTTGATGGTCCCCTTGCCGCGGCC from Botrimarina mediterranea encodes:
- a CDS encoding sodium:solute symporter family protein produces the protein MLPAFVAIYLLVSIGIGFIAARKVNNTSDFALAGKSLPLAVVIATTFATWFGSETVLGVPAKFIEGGLGATLEDPWCTSMALVIVGAFLARKLYPMPLLTIGDFYRQRFSRAIELLASITICISYIGWVAAQVTALGLVFSELMGDTMNQTQGMIVGTVVVLIYTVLGGMWSVALTDFVQMGLIVIGLLAIAWNAAWLAGGVQPVVQMASEKGMFTLTPHDNWHDFFFFLAPCVSLLIGSIPQQDVFQRVMAAKDVKTATRGPIIGGLSYLAFAAVPVFIVLAASIVMKEEGAAIVADDTQKLLPRFVMAHMPQAIQVLFFGALLSAIMSTASATVLAPATVLVQNIVKGLVPAMKDRTELILMRVAVFGVATTVLGYALAMEGTSIYELVASSYEATVVGAFVPLIAGTFWKRATNVGALCSVIGGLATWLFFLLSSTFMDDPIGDKFPGVIAGLIVAVVGMIAGSLLGPAPDPEKVAIIPA
- a CDS encoding DinB family protein, coding for MSTSIATLLLPEFEQEMGGVRRVLERIPTDKLTWKAHEKSNTIGWVANHLANIPSWVEGTIQADEWDIHPVGGEPVPSPAHEDIDAILEMFDANVALAKPLLAATDDETFAKPWSLLVQGEPMITSTKVGVVRTWVINHSIHHRGIMTVYLRLNDIPVPGLYGPSGDE
- the sucD gene encoding succinate--CoA ligase subunit alpha gives rise to the protein MSILVDKSTRLICQGITGKAGEFHSKNCLEYGTKLVGGVTPGKGGQSILGKPIFDTVAEAVEKEDANATMIFVPPPFTADAILEAADAGIEVICAITEGVPVLDMVRVKRELDARVAAGQKVRLIGPNCPGVITPEECKIGIMPGYIHKKGPVGLISRSGTLTYEGVWQLTNLGLGQSTCVGIGGDPVNGTNFIDCLALFQADGATEAILMMGEIGGTAEEEAAAYIKANVTKPVAAFIAGRTAPPGKRMGHAGAIISGGKGTADDKIAALKDAGIEIAESPADMGAALKRAMGK
- the sucC gene encoding ADP-forming succinate--CoA ligase subunit beta, with product MKIHEFQGKQLFREAGIAVPEGIVAKTPEEAAAAFKQLGGPIAVVKAQVHAGGRGKGTIKGTEQRGVELVKTAEDAARVAKALLGGDLVTIQTGAEGQTVKQVLVEAGCDIARELYLGIVVDRGCGKPVLMVSTEGGMDIEKVAHETPHLIHTAEFDPDFGLQSYQARKLAWKLGLSGTSVRAAEKLMRAVCKVFVENDCSLAEVNPLVVTGSGDLMALDAKITFDDNAMFRHAKLAELRDTAEEDPNELRAGAAGLSYVQLEGNIGCLVNGAGLAMSTMDIVKLHGGQPSNFLDVGGGANKDQVTEAFRILLGDPDVKAVLVNIFGGIMQCTTIANAILAAYKEVGFNVPLVVRLEGTEVEEGRKILAESGVDIINAEGLTDAAKKVVAAATAA